A region of the Parasteatoda tepidariorum isolate YZ-2023 chromosome 7, CAS_Ptep_4.0, whole genome shotgun sequence genome:
atgctgtatataatttatttagaattcagtgttttgaaaatatcaatgatttaaatttataaagacattatgcgtctttaatgattttactcaagaaattttccggatttttgagttggactCACAATCAGCCCTGCCTATAAAGTTGGTTAGTGATATATTACTCAGTAGAGTGctgaatttaaaactgtttctcaACAGAGAGCTACAATAGAGACTGCTTTTCAATAGAGAGCTTTTCTCAATAGAGAGCTATAGTTTGcagtttttcaattaactttGCCGACTTTTTAAAAGGCTCAACACGGCTTAACTGCATCAAAGTAGCGTGTCAcataagcatttaaattatttaaaagtagtagtaagtaaaaataacgtaattagaatttactaaattaagaatcatacattaaaagactaccactcgaaaatattaattctctGCCCGGAGCACGTCGCATGTCTGATAATGTTCAGAACTTTTTTCGgcaaatttgaattgttgaacCTCAATATAGAAGGAGTTGAGACAATctgaaaatatggtcccaatagtttggtcagaagagccgTCGTAAGTTAATCTCTAAATATTAGTTTCACTTTTTGGTTATTTAACTAtctaaaaaagctttatttttaaaatttttttaagaactattctattgattttcttcatgttttgtattttgtttacttGAATTTGCGTGGTAGATTGaatgtattaaaacttttgaactgAAGGATCTGATTaagtatattattgaaattacttatttatggGTCAAGAtctgtcatattttttaacCCTGAATCAGACCTGCTAACTGCATGAGACAAAGGCACCAGAATATCAGATCATCAAGCAcccagaaagttttttttttcagtcttgtGTATGAATCGGCGGAACCGTGCACACTTTTCATACAGCAATCAAAATTTCCTTCAAACCAGCTATTTTCTAGCTGTTTTAAGTATGTTTGGTTTATCCTGGTTTTGGTTATTTTGCGAATTTGTTtgctctgaaaaaaaatcaagtttcttaaagatttttcaaattataaatttatcgaCTCTGCTATTCAAGGGAAAAGTTTTGTAAAGAATCggtatttgaaacaaaaatatattccttttgGATAATTttcgcaataaaatattttgtgacaaGTCTATTTAACGTTGTAGTTATTGTGTGGGAAGTTCCGAAATTTTCACCCATGTTatgaacttgaaaatttttttttgtcatttttgaaattacgaGCAATCtaactttttataacttaaatcgTAAATTAAGTTCATACGGTGaaccaaaatataataaacacaCATCAAATTACTATTTCCATTACGAAAGGGAATATAAATGGAGCATTCGCTTATTCTTATACAAGTATGTCCTGTCTTTAAGAAGTGTTTGTATTTCATCTCTCTGACATCTAGTGCTCTTACTTTCTTCTtcgtctctctctctctctttcttttttttaaaaaaaaaacaaacaaaaatatggatACACAAAGtagcttttcaattttaaaattttattacagttattcTTTGATAGTAGTGAGGAAagataatattgttaaaaaatgaaaaaattttgtgtaaagcTAAGTTAATGGGAAAACGTTACCTATTcgttacacacacacacacacacacatattttatatatatatatatatataaagttaaaaatacgatgaaaacatggaaaataatgtttacatttttagaagaaaaaaaatattaataaataaactattttataaacaatttttgaaattttttttaaaaattaaacattaaaaggcAGGAGagcaaaataaaggaaaagataTGATCTCgccatcagctcacacgattataaaagcaaaaaagagtgctttctaatattgtattaatacagtcgaaacaaaatatattaatacaatagttacgaaaatcaaacaaattaagcaaaagatgcaaaataaaacatatctataaaaaatggagaacaaaaattccagaaaatacaaaatggaaaaaaaagtgtaatttataaAGCGAGTATCGAATTCATATGTGCTTACACTTACCAGAGCGTCCTTAAGaattcatacaaaatattttcgtaacaagtttgcaagattacaaaatatgaaaacagaagcatAAATGTGGGATAGTGGGATTATTTTATAGCTCATTCTTACTGAAGTGCAGAAGCGTGTTTGATTTGTTAGCTACCTCGGATTAGCTCAGAACTGGATGTGTactatgtaatattttactgGATAAtccaaagtttataattaataagattgaattttaattataaaatttcaattttgatgattttagaGAAACTCTtaacattcattgaaaaaaattaaaaaagactctttattaaatattagacgAATTTTAGGGACGCGGATTTGCTCGAATTAGATTTGCACatggtaataatataaatttagttaaaaggtTAGTTGATTAttcatactgtaattttttttataaccagagTTGAACAGCCACCCAATTCTCAGTTTGCGACtagcaatgttcaactccatggccttgtaattttaacccttaaccagaagacaagagaactcctgaatcaagcattgtAGCAAATTAGACTTTGTGAAGggctttttaatggaactaacccttatttgcgctacatggagaggaaaatcacgaaaacctccaacgATTATCCAGACGGtaaggggattctaatccatTATCTGTCTAGCACTGAAGATATTATTTCCtgagcactgtggttggtgcaagctgggagcagaattcgtatcaaccagccacctcAGGGATTCGAATCCGGGTCACCTCTTTAGGATGTGAACGTTCTATCTTCTGAGCTGAATAGTTCAGATAAATCGTCTCTAATCCGAATCTTTCATTGCATTTTGCTTTCCAGACTTTTTCCCTTCGTTAGTTGAACaactttcaataattattttgaataagtttGTTAATACAGTTACCTTGAAAAAtaaccttatttatttatttctctgacTGGTGTGACTTGCTGCTCTTTAGACCAGTCATGTCANCCCCCGGTTCGTATCAATACGGCCCGCGATCGCGATAAGTCACAGAAAGAAGAATCATGTTTTTTAGAGCTTCCAGACTTCACTCGATTCTTCTACGGAAGTTTTAAAATGCGCacactacatttataaaaaatttgaagggCAGCGTTTTAAGGCCATTTCTTAGCAACAAGCGGAATCTTCCACGCGCTTCGAGTCTAGACTAGAACCTTCCTCATCGATAGTGCGTCGGCGCGACGTGAGTCAGTTGAATCGAAGCGATACGGTAGGAGAaggattttataaaaagtactgaTTGTGAAGGTATTGTGCATTTGTTTGTGTCGTAAGCGTGCGATATCCATAATTGTTGTGTCTAGTTCTATAATTGTTAAGATTTTGgcataatttcacaaaaacgtAAAGTTAATAGTGAGTGCAGAGTTTTGCAGTCTAAATGggaaattgcatattttttcatagaatgGAAAGGTAAACCACTGTGTTTGATTTGCAATCAAACAGTTGCTGTTTGTAAGGAGTTTAACTTGAGGAGGCACTATGATACGaatcataaatcaaaattcgATTGTTACACTGAAAAAATGAGAATGGGCACATTGTCATCTTTAAAATCTAAACTTCAAGGTCAACAATCGATGTTTACTAAAGCTAATAATGAGAGCGAAGATGCCCTGAaatcaagttttattattgcattAGAAATCGCAAAGAGATCACAACCTTTCTCTGAAGGTGATTTTATTAAAGACTGTATGTTGAATGTTACCGATGTTTCATTTCCATTTCAAAAGtcagtaattcaaaatatttcgctGTCAAGAAACACTGTTGCTTCAAGAATAACtgatttatctcaaaatttggGTCTTCAACTGAAGGagaaaattaaggaatttaCAAACTTTTCACTGGCTGTTGACGAGAGTGCTGATACTGTTGATACAGTTCAACTTGCTGTTTTTATACGAGGTATTAACAGTAACTTTGAAATAACTGAAGAACTATTAAAGTGCTTTCCATTGACAGGTACTACAACAGCAAATGATATTTAATCTGCAATTGAGCATTTGATAGCAGAATAGGAACTCGACTGGAATATACTTAGCTGCACAACTAGGGATGGCGCCCCTGCCATGACTGGCAAACATTCAGGCtttgtaactaaattaaaacagaaaacatcATGGAATTTTGTGGGATTTCACTGTATAATTCATCAGGAATCATTGGCatccaaacatttaaaaatggatcATGTCATgcaaactataattaaaatagtaaattttataaggaGCAGAGGACTAAATAACCGACAGTTCAGGCAGTTTTTACATGATCTGGACGAAAATTTTTCTGATGTCCCTTATTTCACCGAAGTGCGTTGGCTCAGTCTAGGAGTagttttagaaagattttttgcaTTACGTGACCCAATTCAAGCTTTCATGTTAGAAAAAGGCAACCCAATTGATTATGACAATGACTGGTGGATTGATTGTGCCTTTTTGGTAGATATGAATAAACACCTGACTGATCTGAATGTAAAGTTACAGGGTAAAAATCTGATTGTCACTCAAATGTGTTCATGCATTCAAGTCTTTGAAACAAAGTTGAGGCTGTGGGAAAATCAGGTAAAAAGTCAAACTTTGGATTATTTCcctcatttaaaatcatttagcactgtgaaccaaaaaaattggatcaatATTCTCAACTTCTGCAAAATCTGATCACGGAATTCAACAATCGTTTTGAAAACTTTcccaaaatgaattaaatggaATTCCCAATTTTCCACAATCCATTCAATTTTGAAGCTTCACAGGCACCAGTTCATTTGCAAATGGAGTTGATAGATCTTCAACCGGAcagtattttgaaagaaaaatttaaagaggttAACGCTCTTACATTTTATACACAATATTTCAAGAGTTTGGATAACTACCCGgaattaaaaaagcatgcaGCACGCATTCTGTGCATGTTTGGTAGCACCTATTTATGCGAGCAGATGTTTTCcgtcatgaaaataaataagaacaaacaTCGCACAAGACTTACGAATGAACTTCTCcaatcaattcttaaaatagttACAACAAATATGAAACCGGACATCAATGAGCTTGTCAAAAACAAGAGAAGTCAGGAATCTGGATCCTCGACCTCAAAATAATTACCCTCTTTTATAACtttgatatgatttttaacaaCCGTCCTATTATATACTAGGTAACAAccgtatattatatataattaaataaataaaatgttataataattcagtaatttttttaacttgaatctGGCCCGCCAGCACATTCTAAATTTAATCTATGGCCCTCTGCAAAATTGAGTTTGACACCTCTGCTTTAGACGATTTCTGAACTTCCATTCTGAACGatacattttaatgttaattaaatattaatttcgcaAATAGATTATTGTTAATCATCTATAGAAACCTTGAACACCCCGTCAAATACCCATAATCTTACCGGCACATCCTTATAATTctttactacttttaaataGAGCAAACTAAACGAACAGAGGTCACCTTcagttattttcataataatgtcTTGAATGAGAAGTATGTGaaattttagactttttgacagaaaataaaataatagttcattttttgagaaatagttTAGCTTAGAATATGAGAAGTACCACATTAAATCCAATTCAAGTTACTTCctctatttaaaattctatcatAAGTTTTACTGGCGCAATTCCTATTACTGACGTAATTCCATTCGTAAAAAgttactctttattttattttaggaaacatTTTG
Encoded here:
- the LOC139426029 gene encoding general transcription factor II-I repeat domain-containing protein 2B-like, with amino-acid sequence MGTLSSLKSKLQGQQSMFTKANNESEDALKSSFIIALEIAKRSQPFSEGDFIKDCMLNVTDVSFPFQKSVIQNISLSRNTVASRITDLSQNLGLQLKEKIKEFTNFSLAVDESADTVDTVQLAVFIRGINSNFEITEELLKCFPLTGTTTANDI